Proteins from a genomic interval of Candidatus Cloacimonas sp.:
- the gap gene encoding type I glyceraldehyde-3-phosphate dehydrogenase, which yields MTSVAINGFGRIGRLVLRVILDKHPELNVVAINDITDAKTLAYLFKYDSIHKIYPGNISSEENNLVVNGKKIRIFAEKDPEVLPWRDLGVDFVVESTGLFTSKEKASKHLKAGAKKVILTAPAKDEIDATIVMGVNQTFLKPEHLIVSNASCTTNCLAPIAKVLQDKFGIVNGLMTTVHSYTNDQRILDLPHSDLRRARAAAMSMIPTSTGAAKAIGLVIPELKGKLDGVAIRVPTPDGSLVDLCVNLATEVTKEDVNLAMKEAAETYLKGYLQYSEEPIVSIDVVGSSYSSIFDSLITYTKGKMVKVFSWYDNEYGYSNRVEDLLEYMSKL from the coding sequence ATGACAAGTGTAGCAATTAACGGTTTTGGACGCATTGGTCGTTTGGTTTTACGCGTAATATTGGATAAACATCCCGAATTGAATGTAGTAGCCATCAACGATATTACAGATGCTAAAACGCTGGCATATCTTTTTAAATATGACAGCATTCACAAAATATATCCTGGCAATATTTCCAGCGAAGAAAACAATTTAGTGGTAAATGGTAAAAAGATCAGAATTTTTGCCGAGAAGGATCCGGAAGTTCTTCCGTGGAGAGATTTAGGCGTTGATTTCGTAGTTGAATCCACCGGACTTTTTACTTCCAAAGAAAAGGCCTCCAAACATTTGAAAGCAGGAGCCAAAAAAGTGATTTTAACCGCTCCGGCAAAAGATGAAATTGATGCCACAATCGTAATGGGAGTAAATCAGACCTTTTTAAAACCAGAACATTTAATCGTCTCCAATGCTTCCTGCACAACTAACTGTCTGGCTCCCATAGCTAAGGTTTTACAAGATAAATTTGGTATTGTAAACGGCTTGATGACAACTGTGCATAGCTATACTAACGATCAAAGAATTCTGGATTTGCCACATAGCGATTTAAGAAGAGCCAGGGCTGCCGCGATGAGTATGATTCCAACTTCTACTGGAGCCGCCAAAGCCATTGGTTTAGTTATTCCGGAACTGAAAGGAAAATTGGATGGCGTGGCTATTCGCGTTCCCACTCCGGATGGATCTTTAGTTGATCTTTGTGTTAATTTGGCAACGGAAGTGACTAAAGAAGATGTAAATTTGGCAATGAAAGAAGCGGCTGAAACATATCTGAAGGGCTATCTGCAATACTCAGAAGAACCCATCGTCTCCATTGATGTGGTAGGAAGTAGCTATTCATCTATTTTTGACTCGCTGATCACTTATACCAAAGGAAAAATGGTGAAGGTCTTCAGCTGGTATGATAATGAATATGGATATTCCAACCGTGTTGAAGATCTACTGGAGTATATGAGTAAACTGTAA